The genome window ACCGGCCAATGTCTGGGCACCTTGGCGCGGCGTGACGGAACCCATGCGGGAACGCGATCCGGACATCATCTTCTTCACCGGCGATCAGCTCTACGAATACAACCCGACCTCCCGCGAGCCGAGCAACGGCTTCCCCGTCGAGGACTACCTCTACAAGTGGCTGCTGTGGCACTGGTCGTTCAACGAAGTGACGCGAAGCGTGCCGTCGATCCTTCAGACCGACGACCATGACGTCTGGCATCCCAATCTCTGGGGTGACGGCGGACGCCTCATGACCGAAAGCTGGGACAGCGGCGGCGGTTTCCTCATGTCTTCGTACTTCGTCAACCTCGTGCAGCGGACGATGACCGGGCACAACCCCGACGCCTATGACCCTGGTCCGCTCGATAGCGGCGTGACCAACTACTACACGACCTTCACCTACGGCGGCGTCGACTTTGCGGTGCTGGAAGACCGGAAGTTCAAAGCCGCAAGCAACGACGAGACACGACAGGCCGACTCAGACGAAGTGCTCGGAGACACGCAACTCCAGATGCTGCGCGAGTGGGCCGACGCACCGGATGCGGCCGAGGCGCGGATCGTCGTGAGCCAGACGATCTACGCCAAGGTCTCCACGTACGCCAACAACAACACGATCGGCGTCGACCTCGACGTGAATGCCTCGCCGAGGCGAGGGCGTGACAGGGCCGTTGCCCTATTTGAGGAAGCCGGTGCGATGCTCTTCAGCGGCGACCAGCACCTCGCGACAGTCACGCGTCTCGAACCACTCGGCGACGGTGACGGCGTGGTCCAGTTCTGCCAGCCGGCCGGCGGGTGCATCTGGTGGCGGCAATTCCAGCCGGACCCGGCTCTACGCCTGGAGCCGCCCATCGACGCCGTCGCAGGCAACCCCGGAGCCGAGAACTTCGGAACGTTCGAAGACGGCTTCGGCAATCGATTTGACGTCCTCGCCGTTGCGAATCCGGGCTCGCGTCAGCACGTCGCCAACCACCTCAATCCACAGTCCCACCAGCTCACATCGGTCGACGTCGAGCGCGAGCTCGGTACGACACACCGCATCCACCGAGGCGAGGGCTTCGCGTCGATTCACATCCAGCCCAGCGAAGGGCGTCTCACGCTCGAGTGCTGGCCACTCGATGCGGACGTCAGTCGCGGGGCCGAGGCACAATTCCCGGGCTGGCCGATCGTTTTGGAGCTCGGGACCTACGACGTCATCGAAGCCGGTGGCGGCCTGGTGCGTGACGACCCGTAAAAGAAGTCCT of Planctomycetota bacterium contains these proteins:
- a CDS encoding alkaline phosphatase D family protein is translated as MSTNAFTITFRPLAAMFATVVACIAFASPAIAQAEDAAGDLKEIAPWVEAENRRWLGADFWANRLQDWSVVDGELVCQSAWGGWGWRTAHLITHDLAGAGGFRLELDVEASNAGTVGLLIGAGEGKLNYQQAAMIQGSPGMGGGFLVAWDFASNSLVINDFGKQVGSTELRPVEGHEVLVSAKSAGFTKATIVVDASPTGADAVQLRARLVADGKVIAESAGSVDNARLIGGIAIASVNSNADNPHRFESLRVGGERMVEHADRAWGPIAGVLYSVGKGDLKVGIQLMSVGKTITERKGEEMGGRLAVRIEEEIDGEWQSVTPPAGISEPDYYALIRLSDYDASRARTFRVVCNGDGDLNASYTFEVPAEPTGDVVVGSVSCTGVLGRRSGKPDIDADGTHFAGRWAPANVWAPWRGVTEPMRERDPDIIFFTGDQLYEYNPTSREPSNGFPVEDYLYKWLLWHWSFNEVTRSVPSILQTDDHDVWHPNLWGDGGRLMTESWDSGGGFLMSSYFVNLVQRTMTGHNPDAYDPGPLDSGVTNYYTTFTYGGVDFAVLEDRKFKAASNDETRQADSDEVLGDTQLQMLREWADAPDAAEARIVVSQTIYAKVSTYANNNTIGVDLDVNASPRRGRDRAVALFEEAGAMLFSGDQHLATVTRLEPLGDGDGVVQFCQPAGGCIWWRQFQPDPALRLEPPIDAVAGNPGAENFGTFEDGFGNRFDVLAVANPGSRQHVANHLNPQSHQLTSVDVERELGTTHRIHRGEGFASIHIQPSEGRLTLECWPLDADVSRGAEAQFPGWPIVLELGTYDVIEAGGGLVRDDP